A single Vibrio sp. YMD68 DNA region contains:
- a CDS encoding ATP-binding protein, whose protein sequence is MPKLASPSKKNLKNISLKSRLLLAAAFWLGAMILAAGLGIPKLVKDYLTDDIKQQLSLAMDELTANIETDANGNLVMLSRLSDPRFYQPYSGLYWTAKTTDKTLRSRSLWDKSLSFKKKPLGLTVTGAKNEKLIYISRSVYLPDLRVPVTITVGVDEAPLVSTVQQITREIWLILSLLFVGILLLIGIQVSWSLLPLNRMQRELVLLRNGEQQSLGDNYPKEVSPLVSDLNALLFHYQELLERARNHAGNLSHALKTPLSVLKNEVETLPKKDAEKFSQPIHQIQNHIEYHLGRARMAGSMNILSVKSNPSERVDAISMAFDKVYSHREITLINELDSDLAVSVETADLDEMIGNLLENGYKWAGSIIRVHAQSVDRNHVTLIIEDDGPGIPEEKLALVTKRGVRLDETTPGTGLGLNIVSEMAHSYRGNVTLSKSTMGGLKAALTLNISHP, encoded by the coding sequence GTGCCTAAGCTAGCCTCTCCATCGAAGAAAAACCTTAAAAACATCAGCCTTAAGAGCCGTTTGCTTCTCGCCGCGGCTTTTTGGCTTGGCGCGATGATTTTAGCCGCAGGCCTTGGCATTCCTAAGCTTGTTAAAGACTACCTTACTGATGATATAAAGCAGCAACTCAGCCTTGCTATGGATGAACTCACCGCCAATATTGAAACCGATGCCAATGGCAATTTAGTGATGCTGAGCCGGCTTTCAGATCCTCGGTTTTATCAGCCTTACAGTGGTCTATACTGGACAGCCAAAACAACCGATAAGACATTGCGCTCTCGCTCCCTTTGGGACAAAAGCCTCTCATTCAAAAAGAAGCCATTAGGTCTCACGGTGACTGGCGCAAAGAATGAAAAACTCATCTATATTTCTCGCTCTGTGTATTTGCCCGATCTCCGTGTACCCGTAACCATCACAGTCGGTGTTGATGAAGCGCCTTTAGTATCCACGGTCCAACAAATCACCAGGGAAATCTGGTTGATTTTGTCATTGCTCTTTGTGGGTATTTTGCTGTTGATCGGGATTCAAGTCAGTTGGTCACTATTGCCATTAAATAGAATGCAACGAGAATTAGTGTTACTTAGAAACGGTGAACAACAATCTTTAGGGGACAATTACCCAAAAGAAGTGTCCCCCCTTGTGTCTGATTTGAACGCCCTACTGTTTCACTATCAGGAATTACTTGAACGGGCGCGCAATCACGCGGGGAACTTATCTCATGCGCTTAAAACGCCTTTGTCTGTGCTCAAGAATGAAGTTGAAACACTACCCAAAAAAGATGCCGAGAAATTCTCACAGCCGATCCATCAGATTCAGAATCATATTGAATACCATTTAGGCCGTGCTCGAATGGCTGGTTCTATGAATATTCTGTCGGTCAAATCAAACCCAAGCGAGCGTGTTGACGCGATTTCAATGGCCTTTGATAAAGTGTATTCCCACAGAGAAATCACACTCATCAATGAACTTGATTCCGATCTTGCCGTTTCGGTAGAAACCGCCGATCTCGATGAAATGATCGGCAACCTTCTTGAAAATGGGTACAAATGGGCGGGTAGCATTATCAGAGTTCATGCTCAAAGCGTTGATCGTAACCATGTCACTCTGATCATCGAAGATGATGGCCCAGGAATCCCTGAAGAAAAACTTGCTCTTGTTACCAAACGTGGGGTGAGGCTCGATGAAACAACGCCAGGAACAGGTCTTGGGCTTAATATAGTAAGCGAAATGGCCCACAGTTACCGAGGAAACGTCACCTTGTCTAAAAGCACCATGGGGGGCTTGAAAGCAGCCTTAACATTGAATATTTCACATCCGTAA
- a CDS encoding DEAD/DEAH box helicase → MYTLRPYQADSVKAVIHYFRKHSTPSVIVLPTGAGKSLVIAELARLAKGRVLVLAHVKELVEQNHEKYEGYGLKGSIYAAGLGRKETEQQVVFASVQSVVRNLDDFKHPFSLLVIDECHRVPDDKNSSYQKVITHLKDLNSGIKVLGLTATPYRLGMGWIYQYHTRGQVRSEEPRFFRDCIFELPIHYLLDEDFLTPARMMDAPVLSYDFSQLKPASTGRYKEAELDMVIDKAKRATPQIVEQILQYSKDKMGIMVFAATVRHAQEILQLLPEAESAIVIGDTPTHERDDIIQRFKQQKIKYLVNVSVLTTGFDAPHVDLIAILRPTESVSLYQQIIGRGLRLSPGKKECLVLDYAGNNYDLYQPEVGDPKPDSNSEIITIPCPACGFNNNFWGKLDSNGFLLEHFGRRCQGFFTDEESGEREHCGYRFRAKYCNECGADNDIAARICHECDATLVDPDKKLKEALNLKDALVFECLEMELNVLKDIQGKPQLKVTYRGENQAQVHEFWSLTTKKQKQAFKDRFVRPHLADKHRPFEEASPAKVVANQHRFRLPQFVIARKSGRFWKMRDKIFDDELQNR, encoded by the coding sequence ATGTATACCCTTCGCCCCTATCAAGCCGATTCAGTAAAAGCCGTGATTCATTATTTTCGCAAGCACTCGACGCCTTCAGTCATTGTGCTGCCCACCGGCGCTGGAAAAAGCCTAGTGATCGCAGAACTTGCTCGCCTCGCTAAAGGGCGTGTTTTGGTGCTTGCTCACGTCAAAGAGCTGGTAGAGCAAAATCACGAAAAGTATGAAGGCTATGGTTTAAAAGGGTCGATTTATGCCGCAGGGTTAGGACGAAAAGAGACCGAGCAGCAAGTCGTGTTTGCGTCGGTTCAGTCTGTGGTTCGCAATCTGGATGACTTTAAGCACCCGTTTTCACTGTTGGTTATTGATGAATGCCATCGTGTTCCCGATGACAAAAACAGCAGCTATCAAAAAGTGATTACTCATCTAAAAGATCTCAATTCAGGAATCAAAGTCCTTGGGCTAACAGCCACCCCCTACCGCCTTGGTATGGGCTGGATCTACCAATATCACACCCGAGGCCAGGTACGCAGTGAAGAACCGCGCTTCTTCCGTGACTGCATTTTTGAACTTCCCATCCATTACTTACTGGATGAAGACTTTTTAACTCCAGCTCGAATGATGGATGCACCTGTCCTGTCTTACGATTTCTCTCAACTAAAACCGGCCAGCACTGGACGCTATAAAGAAGCCGAGTTGGACATGGTTATTGACAAAGCAAAGCGAGCTACGCCACAAATTGTTGAGCAAATCCTCCAGTATTCAAAGGATAAAATGGGCATCATGGTTTTTGCTGCAACCGTGCGCCATGCTCAAGAAATTTTGCAACTGCTTCCCGAGGCTGAGTCAGCGATAGTCATTGGTGACACACCGACACATGAGCGTGACGACATTATTCAGCGCTTTAAACAGCAAAAGATTAAGTATCTCGTCAATGTTTCTGTTTTAACGACCGGTTTTGATGCCCCTCACGTCGACCTCATTGCCATTTTGAGACCTACAGAATCTGTCAGCCTGTATCAGCAGATTATTGGGCGAGGATTGCGCTTATCTCCGGGAAAAAAGGAATGTTTGGTTCTCGACTACGCGGGCAACAACTACGATCTCTATCAACCTGAAGTGGGAGACCCTAAACCTGATTCAAACAGCGAAATCATTACCATTCCCTGCCCCGCGTGCGGATTTAACAATAATTTCTGGGGCAAACTCGACAGCAACGGTTTCTTACTCGAACACTTTGGTCGACGCTGCCAAGGTTTTTTTACAGACGAAGAGAGCGGTGAACGAGAGCATTGCGGTTATCGCTTTCGAGCAAAGTATTGCAATGAATGTGGGGCAGATAACGACATAGCAGCACGCATTTGCCATGAATGTGATGCGACGTTAGTAGACCCAGACAAAAAGCTTAAGGAGGCGTTAAACTTAAAAGACGCTTTGGTCTTCGAGTGCTTAGAGATGGAACTCAATGTGCTCAAGGACATACAAGGAAAACCTCAACTCAAAGTCACCTATCGAGGAGAGAACCAAGCCCAGGTCCATGAGTTTTGGTCCCTCACCACAAAAAAACAGAAACAAGCCTTTAAAGATCGGTTTGTTCGTCCGCACTTAGCTGACAAGCATCGACCTTTTGAAGAAGCATCGCCTGCCAAGGTCGTTGCAAATCAGCACCGATTCCGCCTACCTCAGTTTGTTATCGCACGTAAATCAGGGCGATTTTGGAAAATGAGGGACAAAATATTCGATGATGAACTTCAAAACCGTTAA
- a CDS encoding DUF2867 domain-containing protein yields MKKVLVLGASGYVGSQLLPILLSKGYNVTAAARNLEYLKARVTPHAHLRFTYLDLADREATLQLIPQFDLIYFLVHGMAAGHDFLEYELSLAHNFKEALVSSSVQQVIYLSALQPQTGNSTHLDARRQTGDILRQSSVPITELRAGVIIGPGSAAFEIMRDFVYNLPVMIAPKWVDSKANPIALDNLNHYLIEIAKESPTEHRQFSIGGPDVLSYREQFKTICEIANKPFRLWSTSLLTPKLASYWLGLVTSVPSNIGRALLAGLEHDYISDSNQAQQDYPQTLISYKQAVTTAIKEEGTFVRSNVWGFEPEALNRWQPGYGYYPKQAGASIKTSLTSEQLWKVAQQIGSRKHGYFFANTLWRTREWLDVLFGGGVPQRRKPEGPELKVGDHIDSWKVIRCEKEQFLSLLFGMKGPGLGRLEVAIADLGNERKLTITAWWHPQGFLGLLYWFAMMPAHLFIFNGMVKAIVKNAQNNE; encoded by the coding sequence ATGAAAAAGGTATTGGTTCTTGGTGCATCAGGATACGTAGGCTCTCAGTTATTACCGATCCTCCTTTCCAAAGGTTACAATGTAACAGCAGCAGCTCGAAATCTTGAATACTTGAAAGCAAGAGTAACGCCTCACGCTCATTTAAGATTTACATACCTAGACCTTGCTGATCGTGAAGCAACTCTGCAACTGATTCCTCAATTTGATCTGATCTACTTTCTTGTTCACGGCATGGCCGCAGGACACGATTTTTTAGAATACGAGCTTTCTCTGGCGCACAATTTTAAAGAAGCCCTGGTCAGCAGCTCGGTACAACAAGTCATTTACCTCAGCGCGTTGCAACCTCAAACGGGGAATTCCACGCACCTAGATGCAAGGCGTCAGACTGGCGATATTCTTCGGCAAAGCAGCGTACCGATCACCGAGCTTAGAGCGGGGGTTATCATTGGGCCGGGTTCAGCCGCTTTTGAAATCATGAGGGACTTCGTATACAACTTGCCGGTAATGATTGCTCCAAAATGGGTCGATTCCAAAGCGAACCCCATCGCTCTTGATAACCTCAATCACTATTTGATTGAAATTGCCAAAGAGTCCCCGACTGAACATCGACAGTTTTCTATCGGCGGTCCGGATGTCCTCTCTTATCGAGAGCAGTTTAAAACCATTTGCGAGATCGCTAATAAACCGTTTCGGCTATGGTCCACTTCTTTGCTGACTCCCAAGTTGGCCTCCTACTGGCTAGGTTTAGTCACGTCCGTTCCAAGTAACATAGGCCGAGCGTTGCTCGCGGGCTTAGAGCATGATTATATTTCCGATTCAAACCAGGCTCAGCAAGACTATCCGCAAACTCTTATTTCCTATAAACAAGCCGTTACGACCGCCATCAAAGAAGAAGGTACATTTGTTCGGAGCAATGTATGGGGGTTTGAACCAGAAGCGCTCAATCGATGGCAACCCGGTTACGGCTATTACCCTAAACAAGCGGGGGCCAGTATCAAAACTTCCTTAACTTCGGAGCAGTTGTGGAAAGTCGCTCAGCAAATAGGCAGTCGTAAGCATGGATATTTCTTTGCCAACACTTTATGGCGCACACGAGAGTGGCTGGATGTTTTATTTGGTGGAGGAGTGCCGCAACGTCGCAAGCCAGAAGGGCCGGAGCTAAAAGTCGGAGATCACATTGATTCTTGGAAAGTCATTCGGTGTGAAAAAGAACAATTTCTTTCTCTTCTGTTTGGCATGAAAGGGCCAGGCCTAGGGCGCTTAGAAGTAGCCATTGCAGACTTAGGAAATGAAAGAAAGCTCACCATCACTGCCTGGTGGCATCCACAAGGGTTCTTAGGGTTACTCTACTGGTTTGCAATGATGCCAGCCCACCTCTTTATCTTCAATGGTATGGTTAAAGCGATAGTCAAAAACGCACAAAACAACGAGTAG
- the rsuA gene encoding 16S rRNA pseudouridine(516) synthase RsuA, with protein sequence MRLDKFLCDTLGVTRKEAHQILRSKKVMVDGEMEKRAASHVTEESVVEWQGNQLKLSGPRYIMLYKPEGFVCSHEDGANPTAFELIDEIKMDELHFAGRLDVDTTGLVLITDDGQWSHRITSPKHKCQKTYRVWLAEPVEDDYAEKFKQGIQLKSETGLTLPAELDVRAEKEVLLTIHEGKYHQVKRMFAALGNKVEALHREKIGDIEMDESLELGEYRYLTEDEVNSIWK encoded by the coding sequence ATGCGTTTAGATAAATTTTTATGTGACACTTTAGGTGTTACCAGAAAAGAAGCTCACCAGATCCTACGTTCAAAAAAAGTGATGGTTGATGGTGAGATGGAAAAAAGAGCTGCGTCACATGTGACGGAAGAGTCTGTGGTTGAATGGCAGGGCAACCAGCTTAAGTTATCTGGGCCTCGTTACATCATGCTTTACAAGCCGGAAGGGTTTGTGTGCTCACACGAAGATGGTGCGAACCCAACTGCGTTTGAACTGATCGATGAAATTAAAATGGACGAGCTTCACTTTGCTGGTCGTTTGGATGTCGATACGACAGGATTGGTTCTGATCACCGATGATGGACAGTGGTCTCATCGAATCACCTCGCCGAAGCACAAGTGCCAAAAAACTTACCGTGTTTGGCTAGCGGAGCCTGTTGAAGATGACTATGCAGAAAAATTCAAACAAGGTATTCAGCTGAAAAGTGAAACTGGATTAACGCTACCTGCTGAACTCGATGTGCGAGCGGAAAAGGAAGTGTTGCTAACCATCCATGAAGGTAAATATCACCAAGTTAAACGAATGTTTGCAGCGCTTGGTAACAAGGTGGAAGCACTGCATCGCGAGAAAATCGGAGATATAGAGATGGATGAAAGCCTAGAGCTGGGTGAATATCGTTATCTTACGGAAGATGAAGTGAACTCCATCTGGAAATAA
- a CDS encoding DUF2913 family protein, with amino-acid sequence MSNYTVEIQKVVNLALAEMQAEHASGKLADAPIANNHFLVRWVTKALKSQRFERCVVEDLIRWQKSGRSKGDSAGLPFIFKRISVFYAQFFQSDESLKELKDSDIETFLDEMIAANWDVSTSEPLIGGGKVQIFTDGHSSLALCANQCDDCFEGELLTKPMHWFVRGNHAEFIEKSAAAGFMVHKVTDYKSVVKYHGEYVIFPRNQGNQLAEIPLNLKID; translated from the coding sequence GTGTCAAATTATACAGTTGAAATTCAAAAGGTCGTGAATCTAGCCTTAGCAGAAATGCAGGCTGAACACGCTTCTGGCAAGTTGGCTGATGCGCCAATTGCTAATAATCACTTCTTGGTGCGCTGGGTGACAAAGGCTCTCAAAAGCCAACGTTTTGAACGGTGCGTCGTGGAGGATTTAATTCGTTGGCAAAAATCAGGACGTTCCAAAGGCGATAGTGCAGGGCTACCCTTTATCTTTAAACGAATTTCAGTGTTTTATGCGCAGTTTTTCCAGTCAGATGAATCGCTAAAAGAGCTTAAAGACAGTGATATTGAAACGTTTTTGGATGAAATGATTGCCGCGAATTGGGACGTTTCAACTTCAGAGCCATTAATCGGTGGGGGTAAAGTTCAGATCTTTACGGATGGGCATAGTTCGCTCGCATTGTGCGCTAACCAGTGTGATGACTGCTTTGAAGGTGAGTTACTGACCAAACCGATGCATTGGTTTGTACGGGGTAATCATGCCGAGTTTATTGAAAAATCGGCGGCGGCGGGTTTTATGGTTCATAAGGTAACGGATTACAAGTCGGTGGTTAAATACCATGGTGAATACGTGATTTTCCCACGAAATCAGGGCAATCAACTGGCTGAAATTCCATTGAACCTGAAGATAGATTAA
- a CDS encoding LysR family transcriptional regulator, whose translation MPKSNHFDFNLLRVFLSVYKTHSYSQSAEALDLTPSAVSHAIKRLNTQLSETLFQRTNIGVEPTFVAHDFYKQIAAPYMDIEQSLSSYEKFDPYESKRTFQVLVPDIYMPVFAARLDKENDTNCQIICIALPAEDEQIYDLLMSGEVDLALDYVLPSLAGINSEMIYEEEICCVARKEHPRVKLPLGFEDYMAESHAKLNLRRWSHRAADTLAKRALPQRKTHSEHNSLYSMVHTLASSDALGICPKRLAQDLQKTLPIDILPIPFEINNITVWLHWPKKVSNNPANKWLRDIVRKAWAEG comes from the coding sequence ATGCCAAAAAGTAACCATTTTGATTTTAATCTATTACGAGTGTTTCTTAGCGTTTATAAAACTCACTCTTATTCGCAATCAGCAGAAGCATTAGACCTAACCCCATCAGCGGTGAGTCACGCAATTAAACGGTTAAATACACAGCTGTCTGAAACACTATTCCAGCGAACAAATATAGGGGTTGAGCCGACATTTGTCGCACATGATTTCTATAAGCAAATCGCCGCTCCTTATATGGACATTGAACAGAGCTTATCGAGCTATGAAAAATTTGATCCTTATGAGTCGAAACGTACTTTTCAGGTTTTAGTACCAGACATCTATATGCCAGTCTTTGCAGCTCGATTAGATAAAGAGAATGATACGAATTGCCAAATTATTTGTATTGCTCTTCCTGCGGAAGATGAACAGATCTACGACTTGTTGATGAGTGGAGAAGTTGATTTAGCATTGGATTATGTATTGCCAAGTTTGGCGGGTATAAATTCTGAAATGATCTATGAAGAGGAAATTTGTTGTGTAGCGAGAAAGGAGCACCCAAGAGTGAAGCTGCCTTTGGGGTTTGAAGATTACATGGCAGAGTCACACGCCAAGCTCAATTTACGCCGTTGGAGTCATAGGGCAGCAGATACGCTTGCAAAGCGGGCTCTACCTCAGCGTAAGACACATAGTGAACATAATTCGCTCTATTCGATGGTACATACTTTGGCGAGCAGCGATGCACTAGGTATTTGCCCCAAACGATTAGCACAAGATCTACAAAAGACACTGCCTATAGACATTCTTCCGATTCCGTTTGAAATTAACAATATTACGGTCTGGCTGCACTGGCCAAAGAAAGTCAGCAATAACCCCGCGAACAAATGGCTGCGGGATATCGTAAGAAAAGCATGGGCAGAAGGGTAA
- a CDS encoding alkyl sulfatase dimerization domain-containing protein — translation MKLSTLSVLITAVVSGSVIASASLPTFTPDQKEATPHTIEFQKEIRTTLPFADQEDWDLAKKGFIARVDDLEIKDANGSVVWELGNYDYLLQGEDYDTIHPSMQRQAELNMEHGLFEIMPGKVYQVRGYDLAQVSFVRSDNGWVVFDPLTIPETAAAAYDLFKAHVKEARELPITAVVYSHSHGDHFGGVKGLVSQEQVDSGDVQIIAPRAFSDFAISENVLAGNVMARRVVYQYGNTLEKSAKGQVDAAIGKGVANGGLSLILPTHQVEDDLETLTIDGLEMVFHNAPDTEAPSEMNTYIPEYKAYWGAETTVAGLHNVYTLRGAFVRDTMQWADSINEALYMFGGEAELLFASHGWPRFGNENIQDYLRGQRDMYGYLHDETLRLINHGVSITDIQDEFFVPKPLADQWYTRGYHGSYHRNAKAVANKYIGYFDMNPATLLHLNSVDQATKYTEMMGEEAILAEGKKAFESGEFRWCATVVNNVVFANPENMQARYLQADCFEQLGYQSESSGERNVFLAGASELRNGIVEVQSTKAVTPDLIQAMPTRDFLNFMGVRFNGPQAAMDGFVMNANLVIPDEDAKYAIEASNGRVSNIEGFDVPNPDFTLTINRSDITLMLLQQTTLQELLKDGKATVKGDLSKVGQLTGYLDDFKFWFKMALPQDHSEYSFGKSKTGVSPVNR, via the coding sequence ATGAAACTTTCTACCCTTAGCGTACTAATTACAGCGGTTGTTTCTGGCTCTGTTATCGCGAGCGCATCACTTCCTACATTTACGCCAGATCAAAAAGAGGCGACACCACATACGATTGAGTTTCAAAAAGAGATTCGCACAACACTGCCCTTTGCTGACCAAGAAGATTGGGATCTCGCTAAGAAAGGCTTTATTGCGCGTGTTGATGACTTGGAAATCAAAGATGCAAACGGCAGCGTGGTATGGGAGCTAGGAAACTACGACTACCTTCTTCAAGGGGAAGACTACGACACTATCCATCCATCAATGCAGCGTCAAGCAGAGCTGAATATGGAGCATGGTTTATTTGAAATCATGCCAGGTAAAGTCTATCAAGTACGCGGGTACGATTTGGCTCAAGTGAGCTTTGTTCGTTCAGATAATGGTTGGGTTGTTTTTGATCCACTCACTATCCCAGAAACTGCGGCGGCAGCGTACGATCTGTTTAAGGCACATGTAAAAGAAGCGCGTGAGTTGCCAATCACAGCGGTGGTTTACTCTCATTCTCATGGTGATCACTTCGGCGGCGTAAAAGGTCTAGTATCTCAAGAGCAAGTTGATTCTGGTGACGTTCAAATTATCGCTCCTCGTGCTTTCTCTGACTTTGCGATTTCAGAAAACGTATTGGCGGGTAATGTGATGGCGCGTCGTGTGGTATACCAATACGGCAATACACTCGAGAAAAGCGCAAAAGGTCAAGTTGATGCCGCTATTGGTAAAGGTGTTGCGAACGGTGGTCTATCATTGATTCTACCGACTCACCAAGTGGAAGATGATCTAGAAACGCTAACTATTGATGGGCTAGAAATGGTGTTCCACAACGCACCGGATACTGAAGCACCGTCAGAAATGAACACGTACATTCCAGAGTACAAAGCATACTGGGGCGCTGAGACGACAGTTGCAGGTCTACACAATGTTTACACACTACGTGGTGCATTCGTACGTGACACTATGCAGTGGGCTGACTCCATCAATGAAGCACTGTATATGTTTGGTGGGGAAGCTGAACTATTGTTTGCATCACACGGTTGGCCGCGTTTTGGTAACGAGAATATTCAAGACTACCTACGTGGTCAACGTGATATGTACGGTTACTTACATGACGAAACACTGCGTCTTATTAACCACGGTGTGAGCATTACAGATATCCAGGATGAGTTCTTTGTACCAAAACCTCTAGCTGACCAATGGTACACACGTGGTTACCACGGTTCATACCACCGTAATGCTAAAGCGGTAGCCAATAAGTACATCGGTTACTTTGATATGAATCCAGCAACTTTACTGCACTTAAACTCTGTTGACCAAGCAACTAAGTATACGGAGATGATGGGTGAAGAGGCGATTCTTGCGGAAGGTAAAAAGGCATTCGAAAGTGGCGAGTTCCGTTGGTGTGCGACCGTTGTTAACAATGTTGTCTTTGCTAATCCAGAAAATATGCAAGCACGTTATTTACAAGCGGACTGTTTTGAGCAGTTAGGTTACCAATCTGAATCTTCAGGTGAGCGTAACGTGTTCCTTGCTGGAGCATCAGAACTGCGTAACGGTATTGTCGAAGTTCAATCGACTAAAGCGGTTACACCGGATTTGATTCAGGCGATGCCGACTCGTGACTTCTTAAACTTCATGGGCGTTCGATTTAATGGCCCACAAGCAGCAATGGATGGGTTCGTAATGAATGCAAACCTAGTGATTCCTGATGAAGATGCAAAATACGCTATTGAAGCGTCAAATGGTCGTGTAAGTAATATCGAAGGTTTCGATGTTCCTAACCCAGACTTTACGCTAACCATTAACCGTTCAGACATCACTTTGATGCTGCTACAGCAAACAACATTGCAAGAGCTTCTTAAAGACGGTAAAGCAACAGTGAAAGGTGATTTGAGTAAAGTTGGCCAGCTAACGGGTTACCTCGATGACTTTAAGTTCTGGTTCAAAATGGCGTTGCCACAAGACCACTCAGAGTACAGCTTTGGTAAGTCAAAGACGGGCGTATCACCAGTTAACCGTTAA
- a CDS encoding response regulator transcription factor — translation MKILVVEDDPRLGEQIIETLESADWVPELSQDGIDALYRATSEPWDAIVLDLGLPKLDGLTVLKGIRDENINTPVVILSARDTLSQRVEGLNAGADDYLTKPFEMVELIARIRAQLRRASGNASPIQQIGDLSLDTRSSKVLWQGQAVSLTALEYKVVAYFMHNSDKVISRTELVEHIYKQDFDRDSNTVEVFIGRIRKKIAPKIIKTVRGLGYQLNCE, via the coding sequence ATGAAAATTTTAGTGGTTGAAGACGACCCTCGTCTTGGCGAACAAATTATTGAAACACTTGAATCCGCCGATTGGGTACCCGAGCTTTCTCAAGACGGCATCGACGCATTATACCGAGCAACATCTGAGCCGTGGGATGCGATTGTTCTCGATCTTGGCCTGCCAAAACTTGATGGTTTAACCGTTTTAAAAGGCATCCGAGATGAAAACATCAATACACCGGTTGTCATTTTAAGCGCACGAGACACCTTAAGTCAGCGCGTGGAAGGGTTAAACGCCGGTGCTGACGACTACTTAACCAAGCCCTTTGAAATGGTCGAGTTAATTGCGCGCATTCGTGCACAACTGCGCCGAGCATCAGGCAATGCATCGCCTATTCAACAGATTGGTGATCTAAGCTTAGACACACGCAGTTCCAAAGTGCTTTGGCAAGGACAAGCCGTTAGCCTGACTGCCCTTGAATATAAAGTGGTTGCCTATTTTATGCACAATTCAGATAAGGTTATTTCACGAACTGAATTGGTCGAACATATTTATAAACAAGATTTTGACCGTGACTCAAATACCGTTGAAGTCTTTATTGGACGAATCCGTAAAAAGATTGCTCCTAAGATCATAAAAACAGTGCGTGGATTAGGCTACCAACTGAATTGTGAGTAA
- a CDS encoding Bcr/CflA family multidrug efflux MFS transporter, with protein sequence MTNNSISSPASSQQIGLILFAVLGAIGALTPLAIDMYLPAMPSIANDLGVTAGEVQFTLTAYTAGFAIGQLFHGPFADSFGRRPVLLIGVALFAIASIVSATTTGIDALTFIRCAQGFAGAAAAVVIQAVVRDMFDREDFARAMSFVTLVMTIAPLLAPMIGGHLAIWFGWRSIFWVLAVFAVVVILLVVWKIPETLPVEKRHPLRLGTTIRNYLGLFRNPTAMGLIFSGAFSFAGMFAFLTGGSFVYIDIYGVRPDQFGYLFGLNIVAMIIMTSINGRLVKRVGSHAMLRFGLVIQLIAGIGLLGSWLLDLGLWGTVPFVVLFIGTISTIGSNTMGLLLSGYPNMAGTASSLAGTLRFGTGSIIGAVVAAMPSDVVWPMIFVMTACSVLSVAFYWTLGRKA encoded by the coding sequence ATGACAAATAATTCGATATCTTCTCCTGCCAGCTCACAACAAATAGGACTGATTCTTTTTGCGGTGCTAGGGGCTATTGGTGCTTTAACACCATTAGCCATCGACATGTACTTACCTGCGATGCCATCCATTGCCAATGACTTGGGCGTGACGGCTGGTGAAGTTCAATTTACCTTGACTGCTTATACTGCAGGTTTTGCGATTGGTCAGTTGTTTCATGGGCCATTTGCTGACAGCTTTGGTCGTCGCCCTGTTCTACTCATTGGTGTGGCTTTATTTGCTATTGCATCCATAGTGAGTGCGACCACTACGGGTATTGACGCGTTAACGTTTATTCGATGTGCACAAGGTTTTGCAGGGGCAGCAGCAGCCGTCGTTATTCAAGCGGTTGTCCGCGATATGTTCGACAGGGAGGACTTCGCTCGAGCGATGTCTTTTGTCACGCTCGTCATGACTATTGCTCCGCTTCTTGCGCCTATGATTGGCGGCCACCTCGCTATCTGGTTTGGTTGGCGCTCCATCTTTTGGGTGTTGGCTGTTTTTGCTGTTGTGGTGATTTTGCTTGTGGTGTGGAAAATTCCAGAAACCTTACCAGTAGAAAAACGACACCCGTTGCGCTTAGGGACGACAATTCGCAACTACTTGGGTCTGTTTCGTAACCCAACCGCGATGGGGCTAATATTTTCAGGTGCGTTTTCATTTGCCGGGATGTTTGCATTCTTAACGGGTGGCTCATTCGTTTATATTGATATTTATGGTGTTCGTCCCGATCAGTTTGGGTACCTGTTTGGCCTTAATATTGTCGCTATGATTATCATGACCAGTATTAATGGTCGGCTAGTTAAACGGGTAGGGTCACACGCTATGCTGCGTTTTGGTTTGGTTATTCAGCTTATCGCCGGCATCGGTTTATTGGGCAGTTGGTTACTGGATTTAGGACTGTGGGGAACGGTTCCTTTTGTTGTCTTATTTATCGGCACTATTTCAACCATAGGCAGCAATACTATGGGCTTGCTGCTTAGTGGCTATCCAAACATGGCGGGGACTGCGTCGTCGTTGGCGGGCACGTTAAGATTTGGAACCGGGTCTATTATTGGTGCGGTTGTTGCGGCTATGCCAAGCGATGTGGTTTGGCCGATGATATTCGTAATGACAGCGTGTTCTGTGCTGTCAGTAGCATTTTATTGGACATTAGGAAGAAAGGCATAG